One Pseudomonas brassicacearum genomic region harbors:
- the folE gene encoding GTP cyclohydrolase I FolE codes for MTLSLPENYREILIGLGENPEREGLLDTPMRAAKAMQYLCHGYEQSVEQIVNGALFASDSDEMVIVADIELYSLCEHHLLPFIGKAHVAYIPTGKVLGLSKIARLVDMFARRLQIQENLTRQIADAVQQVTQAAGVAVVIEAQHMCMMMRGVEKQNSTMNTSVMLGAFRESSTTRQEFLQLIRRSQ; via the coding sequence ATGACGCTATCCCTGCCTGAGAACTACCGCGAGATCCTGATCGGCCTGGGCGAAAACCCGGAGCGCGAGGGCTTGCTCGACACCCCGATGCGCGCGGCCAAGGCCATGCAGTACCTTTGCCATGGCTACGAACAAAGCGTCGAGCAGATCGTCAACGGTGCCCTGTTCGCCTCGGACAGCGATGAAATGGTGATCGTCGCCGACATCGAGCTCTATTCCCTGTGCGAACATCACCTGCTGCCCTTCATCGGCAAGGCCCATGTAGCTTATATTCCTACGGGCAAGGTCCTGGGGCTGTCGAAGATCGCCCGGCTGGTGGACATGTTCGCCCGCCGCCTGCAAATCCAGGAAAACCTCACCCGGCAAATCGCCGACGCGGTGCAGCAAGTCACCCAGGCCGCCGGCGTTGCGGTGGTGATCGAAGCCCAGCACATGTGCATGATGATGCGCGGTGTCGAAAAACAGAACTCGACCATGAACACCTCGGTGATGCTCGGCGCCTTCCGCGAGTCCAGCACCACCCGCCAGGAGTTCCTGCAATTGATTCGACGGAGCCAATAA
- a CDS encoding PAS domain-containing protein, with product MINAQLMQLVINASNDGIVIAEKEGDEDNILIYVNPAFERLTGYNSDEILYQDCRFLQSGDRDQPALELIRNALKRGGSCREVLRNYRKDGTPFWNELSLSTVKSEADGHTYFVGVQKDVTVQVKAQQRIAQLEQQLADARETIARLEATNGTNKPAN from the coding sequence ATGATCAACGCTCAACTGATGCAACTGGTCATCAATGCTTCGAACGACGGGATCGTCATCGCTGAAAAAGAAGGCGACGAAGACAATATTCTCATCTACGTTAACCCGGCCTTCGAACGGCTGACAGGCTACAACAGCGACGAAATCCTTTATCAGGATTGCCGGTTCCTGCAATCGGGTGATCGCGACCAACCCGCTCTCGAGCTGATTCGCAATGCCTTGAAGCGAGGGGGGTCGTGCCGGGAGGTACTACGCAACTACCGAAAGGATGGCACGCCATTCTGGAATGAACTGTCGTTATCAACAGTTAAAAGCGAAGCCGACGGCCATACCTATTTCGTCGGCGTCCAGAAAGACGTCACCGTCCAGGTCAAGGCCCAGCAACGTATCGCCCAGTTGGAACAGCAGTTGGCCGACGCCCGGGAAACGATTGCCCGGCTCGAAGCGACGAACGGCACAAACAAACCGGCGAATTAA
- the folX gene encoding dihydroneopterin triphosphate 2'-epimerase produces MPQLQPAMARIKVKDLRLRTFIGINEDEILNKQDVLINLTILYAAQEAVRDNDIDHALNYRTITKAIIAHVEGNRFALLERLTQELLDLVMANESVLYAEVEVDKPHALRFAESVSITLAASRATS; encoded by the coding sequence ATGCCACAACTTCAGCCAGCCATGGCACGCATCAAGGTCAAGGACCTGCGCCTGCGCACCTTCATCGGCATCAACGAGGATGAAATCCTCAACAAGCAGGATGTGTTGATCAACCTGACCATCCTCTATGCCGCCCAAGAGGCGGTGCGCGACAACGACATCGACCACGCGCTGAACTACCGCACCATCACCAAGGCGATCATCGCCCACGTGGAAGGCAACCGCTTCGCGCTGCTTGAACGCCTGACCCAGGAGTTGCTCGACCTGGTCATGGCCAACGAGTCGGTGCTGTACGCCGAAGTCGAAGTCGACAAGCCTCACGCTTTGCGATTTGCCGAGTCGGTGTCGATTACGCTCGCAGCAAGTCGGGCTACTTCGTAG
- a CDS encoding flavodoxin, whose amino-acid sequence MKVAILSGSVYGTAEEVARHAAKLFRDAGFEAWHNPRATLADIQAFGPQALVAVTSTTGMGELPDNLMPLYSTLRDQLPGLFRGLPGAVIGLGDASYGDTFCAGGEQMRELYAELGVREVLPMLRLDASESVTPETDAEPWLGELIDALR is encoded by the coding sequence ATGAAAGTCGCCATTCTTTCCGGCTCGGTCTATGGCACCGCCGAAGAAGTCGCCCGACACGCAGCCAAACTGTTTCGCGACGCGGGTTTCGAAGCCTGGCACAACCCTCGCGCCACCTTGGCGGATATCCAGGCATTTGGCCCACAGGCCTTGGTGGCGGTGACCTCTACGACGGGCATGGGTGAGTTGCCGGACAATTTGATGCCGCTGTACTCGACCCTCCGCGACCAGTTGCCTGGACTCTTTCGCGGCTTGCCCGGCGCGGTGATCGGCCTGGGCGACGCCAGCTACGGGGATACCTTCTGCGCTGGGGGCGAGCAAATGCGCGAGTTGTACGCCGAGCTGGGCGTGCGCGAGGTGTTGCCGATGCTACGGCTGGACGCCAGCGAAAGCGTCACCCCGGAAACCGATGCCGAACCGTGGCTCGGCGAGTTGATCGACGCCTTGCGTTGA
- a CDS encoding alpha/beta fold hydrolase, with protein sequence MPLVQIPLRIWRQRSQTFLFRGHVIRYWVAGQGEPLLLIHGFPTASWDWHYLWQPLAQRYRVIACDMLGFGDSAKPLNHAYSLLEQADLQQALLAHLNVKQAVHVLAHDYGDSVAQELIARHFEARIQVASCVFLNGGLFPETHRPVLAQKLLLSPAGWLLGRLFSRQSLVKSFRQIFGPRTAPTESVLDDFWSLVEAHRGPRIMHKLIAYIPERRVQRDRWVRAMQRGAVPLRVIDGAVDPISGEHMVARYEALIPNPDTVLLPDIGHYPHTEAPVQVLQHYLAFRANIATPLRQMAYS encoded by the coding sequence ATGCCCCTGGTCCAGATTCCCCTGCGTATCTGGCGCCAGCGCAGCCAGACCTTCCTGTTCCGCGGCCATGTCATTCGTTACTGGGTGGCAGGGCAGGGCGAACCGCTGTTGTTGATCCACGGTTTCCCCACCGCCAGTTGGGATTGGCATTACCTGTGGCAGCCATTGGCGCAACGCTATCGCGTGATCGCGTGTGACATGCTCGGTTTCGGTGACTCCGCCAAGCCGTTGAACCATGCCTACAGCCTGCTGGAGCAGGCGGATCTGCAACAGGCCTTGCTGGCGCATCTGAACGTCAAGCAAGCGGTGCATGTGTTGGCCCACGACTATGGTGACAGTGTGGCCCAGGAGCTGATCGCCCGGCATTTTGAGGCGCGCATCCAGGTCGCCAGTTGTGTGTTCCTCAACGGTGGTCTGTTCCCGGAAACCCATCGTCCGGTACTGGCTCAAAAACTGTTGCTCAGCCCCGCGGGTTGGCTGCTGGGGCGGCTATTCTCCCGGCAAAGCCTGGTCAAGAGTTTTCGCCAGATTTTCGGCCCCAGGACCGCGCCCACTGAAAGTGTGCTGGATGATTTCTGGAGTTTGGTCGAAGCCCATCGCGGCCCGCGGATCATGCACAAACTCATCGCCTACATCCCCGAACGACGGGTGCAGCGCGATCGTTGGGTGCGCGCGATGCAGCGCGGTGCAGTGCCGTTGCGGGTGATTGACGGGGCGGTCGATCCGATATCCGGTGAGCACATGGTGGCGCGCTACGAGGCGCTGATTCCAAACCCTGACACGGTGCTGTTGCCGGACATCGGTCATTACCCCCACACCGAGGCACCGGTGCAGGTGCTCCAGCATTACCTGGCGTTTCGCGCAAACATCGCCACCCCGCTCAGGCAGATGGCCTATTCGTGA
- a CDS encoding class II aldolase/adducin family protein, with translation MSVAPIQPTLSIKDQVSAAEWQTRVDLAACYRLVALHGWDDLIFTHISAKVPGTEDFLINPFGLMFHEITASSLVKVDQAGNKLMDSPYEINPAGYTIHSAVHEVRHDVACVLHTHTAAGVAVSAQKQGVLPISQQSLFVLSSLAYHAYEGVALNHEEKARLQADLGDSNFLMLHNHGLLTCGGTIADTFLMMFTFQRACDIQVLAQGGGAELIAIEPQILAGAQAMIAGVTRSAQGMGGALAWPALLRKLDQQDTGYRS, from the coding sequence GTGAGCGTAGCGCCCATCCAACCGACACTCAGCATCAAAGACCAAGTCAGTGCCGCCGAATGGCAAACCCGGGTCGACCTTGCCGCCTGTTATCGGCTTGTCGCATTGCATGGCTGGGATGACCTGATCTTCACCCATATTTCCGCCAAGGTTCCCGGCACGGAGGATTTCCTGATCAACCCGTTTGGGTTGATGTTCCATGAAATCACCGCGTCGAGCCTGGTTAAAGTCGACCAGGCCGGTAATAAGTTGATGGACAGCCCTTACGAGATCAACCCGGCCGGCTACACCATCCACAGTGCGGTGCATGAGGTTCGCCATGATGTGGCCTGTGTGTTGCACACCCACACGGCGGCCGGTGTCGCAGTGTCGGCCCAGAAGCAGGGCGTGTTGCCGATCAGCCAGCAATCGCTGTTCGTGCTGTCGAGCCTGGCCTATCACGCCTACGAAGGGGTGGCCTTGAATCACGAGGAAAAGGCTCGCTTGCAGGCGGACCTGGGTGACAGCAACTTCCTGATGCTGCACAACCATGGCCTGCTGACCTGCGGCGGCACCATCGCCGATACCTTCCTGATGATGTTCACCTTCCAGCGGGCCTGTGACATTCAGGTCCTGGCTCAGGGCGGTGGGGCCGAGCTGATCGCCATCGAGCCACAGATCCTGGCTGGCGCCCAGGCGATGATCGCCGGGGTGACCAGGAGCGCACAGGGCATGGGAGGCGCGTTGGCCTGGCCGGCGTTGCTGCGCAAGCTCGATCAACAAGACACGGGGTATAGAAGCTGA
- a CDS encoding MerR family transcriptional regulator, with product MSVITDDNFVFQASGALKREDLFPIREVARLTGVNPVTLRAWERRYGLIQPTRTESGHRLYSLSDIDKVRSILAWIERGVAVSKVSKILAKTESVQPVSALISPDLVRADYAQWQQQVADAVGNFDDIELDRVYGQIFSTYAVPIIFQDILMPIWRQLLQHQQEFGQTSEWVFFDGFLRSRIIQRLLLKREGLSRRVLISAIAGQCRELELLVAALFLSKADVGVRVLSIGLPFDELTLVCQKIQPLALVLVSNHAPTSELPKRLGKLSMSLDCPLMLAGDASDLAQERLAGSSIGCLGNEGTVMNHRLRQFLTGNLDT from the coding sequence ATGAGCGTAATCACAGACGATAACTTCGTTTTCCAGGCCTCAGGTGCTTTAAAGCGCGAAGATTTGTTTCCCATTCGCGAAGTAGCCCGATTGACCGGTGTAAACCCCGTGACCCTGCGCGCATGGGAGCGTCGTTACGGGTTGATCCAGCCCACCCGCACCGAAAGCGGGCATCGCCTGTATTCTTTGAGCGATATCGACAAGGTGCGCAGCATCCTGGCCTGGATTGAGCGCGGCGTAGCGGTCAGTAAAGTGAGTAAGATTCTGGCGAAGACCGAGTCGGTGCAGCCGGTCTCTGCGCTGATTTCACCCGACCTGGTCAGGGCCGATTACGCCCAGTGGCAACAACAGGTGGCGGATGCAGTTGGCAACTTTGACGATATAGAGCTGGATCGCGTCTACGGGCAGATCTTTTCCACCTACGCGGTACCGATCATCTTCCAGGACATCCTGATGCCGATCTGGCGGCAATTGCTGCAACACCAGCAAGAGTTCGGGCAAACCAGCGAGTGGGTGTTTTTTGACGGTTTCCTGCGCTCGCGCATCATCCAGCGGCTCTTGCTCAAGCGCGAAGGCCTGTCGCGCCGTGTCCTGATCAGCGCCATTGCCGGTCAGTGCCGTGAATTGGAATTGCTGGTCGCGGCGCTGTTCCTGTCCAAGGCGGACGTCGGCGTCAGGGTGCTGTCGATCGGCCTGCCGTTCGACGAACTGACCCTGGTGTGCCAGAAGATCCAGCCGTTGGCGCTGGTGCTGGTTTCAAACCATGCGCCGACTTCCGAACTCCCCAAACGCTTGGGAAAACTGTCGATGAGCCTGGATTGTCCGTTAATGCTGGCCGGTGATGCCTCCGATCTGGCGCAGGAGCGCCTGGCTGGATCGTCAATCGGTTGCCTGGGCAATGAGGGAACGGTGATGAACCATCGCTTGCGTCAATTTCTGACGGGCAACCTGGACACCTGA
- the folM gene encoding dihydromonapterin reductase, translated as MSSATAPILITGAAQRVGLHCARRLLEDGQPVIATYRTERPGVQTLRDLGATVLFADLSSEAGILGFIEQLKQHTDRLRAIVHNASAWLAEVPGAETDAFSAMFGVHMLAPYLINLHCAELLQRSTPADIVHISDDVTRKGSSKHIAYCATKAGLESLTLSFAAKYAPAIKVNGIAPALLLFNPEDDAAYRAKALAKSALGIEPGSEVIYQSLRYLLDNPYVTGTTLTVNGGRHVK; from the coding sequence ATGTCCAGCGCCACCGCTCCAATCCTGATCACTGGCGCAGCCCAGCGCGTCGGCCTGCATTGCGCCCGACGATTACTGGAAGACGGTCAACCGGTGATCGCCACCTATCGCACCGAACGCCCAGGCGTGCAGACACTGCGGGACCTGGGCGCGACCGTGCTGTTCGCCGACCTTTCCAGCGAGGCCGGGATCCTGGGTTTCATCGAACAGCTCAAGCAGCACACCGACCGGCTGCGGGCCATCGTGCACAACGCCTCGGCGTGGCTGGCCGAGGTCCCGGGCGCCGAGACGGACGCTTTCAGTGCCATGTTCGGCGTGCACATGCTCGCACCCTACCTGATCAACCTGCACTGCGCCGAACTGCTGCAACGTTCAACACCTGCGGATATCGTGCACATCAGCGATGATGTGACGCGCAAGGGCAGCAGCAAGCACATCGCCTATTGCGCCACCAAGGCCGGCCTCGAAAGCCTGACCCTGTCGTTCGCGGCGAAGTACGCACCGGCCATCAAGGTCAACGGCATCGCCCCGGCCCTGCTACTGTTCAATCCCGAAGACGACGCGGCTTACCGCGCCAAGGCCCTGGCCAAGTCTGCGCTGGGCATCGAACCCGGCAGCGAAGTGATCTACCAGAGCCTGCGTTATCTGCTGGACAACCCCTATGTCACCGGCACGACCCTGACCGTCAACGGCGGAAGGCACGTCAAATAG